A region from the Sandaracinus amylolyticus genome encodes:
- a CDS encoding hybrid sensor histidine kinase/response regulator, which translates to MFDPTLREERIAHAYAQLPGALAGSATVTALFAITACGTGGSVHLSWWIALQGLAIAANVAILVAYRRGRFEPDRAMWARRGGTLLVGVGWGLGGLVWPMHAEFGTGIAMSFCLAGLAASATSTLAADPIGYAMFAITALGPDVAASAGPRWWTAGLLAAFLGASFFMVWQNAVVLRAALSLRFENAELLARAIADREAADAARANAESAALAKTRFLAAASHDLRQPLQALSLFADVLATEPPVPEARRRAATDALVRTVHALRSMLEGLLDLSRLDAGIVVAEPQVVSLAPIVGEVIAALHDEADARGVTLSAAGPVLDVHADPALLARVAHNLAANAVRHGGRGRVLIATRRRGDRAWLQIFDQGAGIPLDARERIFEEFVQLGNPERDRTKGLGLGLSMVRRICALAGWSLSLRSDVGRGSVFTVELPLATSAPTREPSRSVPPATRAVRILLVDDDVLVRQALEGWLEQCGCEVHVVGSAEEALDALRAGCAPDAVVSDLRLPGALSGVDLAQRIDRPVILLTGDVDVPEEHRAAAVLRKPVSGATLWATIAETIERQRAA; encoded by the coding sequence ATGTTCGATCCCACTCTCCGCGAAGAGCGCATCGCGCACGCGTACGCGCAGCTGCCGGGCGCGCTCGCGGGATCGGCGACCGTGACCGCGCTCTTCGCGATCACCGCGTGCGGCACCGGCGGCAGCGTGCACCTCTCGTGGTGGATCGCGCTGCAGGGGCTCGCGATCGCGGCGAACGTCGCGATCCTCGTCGCGTACCGGCGCGGGCGCTTCGAGCCTGATCGCGCGATGTGGGCGCGGCGTGGGGGCACGCTGCTCGTCGGCGTCGGATGGGGCCTCGGCGGGCTCGTGTGGCCGATGCACGCGGAGTTCGGCACCGGCATCGCGATGTCGTTCTGCCTCGCGGGGCTCGCGGCGTCGGCGACGAGCACGCTCGCTGCGGATCCGATCGGCTACGCGATGTTCGCGATCACCGCGCTCGGCCCCGACGTCGCGGCGTCGGCGGGGCCGCGGTGGTGGACGGCAGGGTTGCTCGCGGCGTTCCTCGGCGCGTCGTTCTTCATGGTCTGGCAGAACGCCGTGGTGCTGCGCGCCGCGCTCTCGCTGCGCTTCGAGAACGCGGAGCTGCTCGCGCGCGCGATCGCGGATCGCGAGGCCGCCGACGCGGCGCGCGCCAACGCCGAGTCGGCCGCGCTCGCGAAGACGCGCTTCCTCGCCGCCGCGAGCCACGACCTGCGCCAGCCGCTCCAAGCGCTCTCGCTCTTCGCCGACGTGCTCGCGACCGAGCCGCCGGTGCCCGAGGCGCGACGTCGTGCCGCGACGGACGCGCTCGTGCGCACGGTGCACGCGCTGCGCTCGATGCTCGAAGGGCTGCTCGACCTCTCGCGGCTCGACGCAGGGATCGTCGTCGCGGAGCCTCAGGTCGTGTCGCTCGCGCCGATCGTCGGCGAGGTGATCGCGGCCCTGCACGACGAAGCGGACGCGCGCGGCGTGACGCTGAGCGCGGCGGGCCCCGTGCTCGACGTACACGCCGATCCCGCGCTGCTCGCGCGCGTCGCGCACAACCTCGCGGCGAACGCGGTGCGGCACGGCGGCCGCGGGCGCGTGCTGATCGCGACGCGACGGCGCGGAGATCGCGCGTGGCTCCAGATCTTCGACCAGGGCGCAGGGATCCCGCTCGACGCGCGCGAGCGCATCTTCGAGGAGTTCGTGCAGCTCGGGAACCCGGAGCGCGATCGCACGAAGGGGCTCGGGCTCGGGCTCTCGATGGTGCGGCGCATCTGCGCGCTCGCGGGGTGGTCGCTCTCGCTGCGCAGCGACGTCGGGCGCGGGAGCGTGTTCACCGTCGAGCTTCCGCTCGCGACGAGCGCCCCGACGCGCGAGCCGAGTCGCAGCGTGCCGCCCGCGACGCGCGCCGTGAGGATCCTGCTCGTCGACGACGACGTGCTGGTGCGCCAGGCGCTCGAGGGGTGGCTCGAGCAGTGCGGGTGCGAGGTGCACGTCGTGGGGAGCGCGGAGGAGGCCCTCGACGCGCTGCGCGCAGGGTGCGCGCCCGACGCGGTGGTGAGCGATCTGCGTCTGCCGGGCGCGCTGAGCGGCGTCGATCTCGCGCAGCGGATCGATCGTCCGGTGATCCTGCTGACCGGCGACGTCGACGTGCCCGAGGAGCACCGCGCGGCGGCGGTGCTGCGCAAGCCGGTGAGCGGCGCGACGCTGTGGGCGACGATCGCCGAGACGATCGAGCGACAGCGCGCCGCGTGA
- a CDS encoding PEGA domain-containing protein, with product MSRVERAFLVLAFVLAALAPLSARADEPDVERAREHFERGVALYEEGGFDAALVEFQQAYELAPSYRILFNLGQIYFQLHDYAEALRTFERYLEEGGDEIPAERRRAVERDVATLRERVGTLVLEVNVEGATVLLDDVAIGTTPLEPLVIDIGRHVLRVDAAGYRSDTRRITVASREEVELSIVLESGAGATPPDDARSDGGSGRAAALWALGATALLTGAGAGVAFGFAYDADTDLDAALGTFPADASTVESARDQLRASSLAADILGGVAIASAAAFVIVLAATSDDDGREAEQPEARLELRPGGLGVRGRF from the coding sequence ATGTCTCGCGTTGAACGAGCGTTCCTCGTGCTCGCGTTCGTGCTCGCGGCGCTCGCGCCGCTCTCCGCGCGCGCCGACGAGCCCGACGTCGAGCGAGCACGCGAGCACTTCGAGCGCGGCGTCGCGCTGTACGAAGAGGGCGGGTTCGACGCGGCGCTCGTCGAGTTCCAGCAGGCGTACGAGCTCGCGCCGAGCTACCGCATCCTGTTCAACCTCGGGCAGATCTACTTCCAGCTCCACGACTACGCGGAGGCGCTGCGCACCTTCGAGCGCTACCTCGAAGAGGGCGGCGACGAGATCCCCGCCGAGCGACGGCGCGCGGTCGAGCGCGACGTCGCGACGCTGCGCGAGCGCGTCGGGACGCTGGTGCTCGAAGTGAACGTCGAGGGCGCGACGGTGCTGCTCGACGACGTCGCGATCGGGACGACGCCGCTCGAGCCGCTGGTGATCGACATCGGGCGCCACGTGCTGCGCGTCGACGCCGCGGGATATCGCAGCGACACGCGGCGCATCACGGTCGCATCGCGCGAAGAGGTCGAGCTCTCGATCGTGCTCGAGTCGGGCGCGGGCGCGACGCCGCCGGACGACGCGCGATCCGACGGCGGCTCGGGTCGCGCGGCCGCGCTGTGGGCGCTCGGCGCGACGGCGCTGCTCACCGGCGCGGGCGCGGGGGTCGCGTTCGGGTTCGCATACGACGCCGACACCGATCTCGACGCGGCGCTCGGGACGTTCCCTGCGGACGCGAGCACCGTGGAGTCGGCGCGCGATCAGCTGCGCGCGTCATCGCTCGCGGCAGACATCCTCGGCGGCGTGGCGATCGCGTCGGCGGCCGCGTTCGTCATCGTGCTCGCCGCGACGAGCGACGACGATGGTCGCGAAGCCGAGCAGCCCGAAGCACGGCTCGAGCTGCGCCCCGGCGGCCTCGGGGTGCGCGGCAGGTTCTGA
- a CDS encoding polysaccharide deacetylase family protein, which yields MEWPARTAAAVLSAMLGACLGSDPSAGDVIDGSVGSTDEDLCETWLHQPPPARSWCSGLEVMDDLDGRRVAITFDDGPSSRTTPAILEALRAANVPATFFVVGRMLEDARQRELLREIHADPLFHVANHSYSHPDSLMLSAEELESEVHETNQAIREALGDPCYFPRYFRFPYGSANCRETRAPEAYGMAVAGFDIDVADWCYDEEGRCEASRATWIPPEYLDDMVGFLLARLEQEDGGIVLLHDVMPYTAAVLPELLERVRAAGFTFVRLEDLPRLNDAVNAPEPPMCCRGEIH from the coding sequence ATGGAATGGCCGGCCCGAACGGCGGCAGCGGTGCTCTCGGCGATGCTCGGTGCGTGCCTGGGCTCGGATCCAAGCGCGGGCGATGTGATCGACGGAAGCGTCGGCTCGACCGACGAAGATCTCTGCGAGACCTGGCTCCACCAGCCACCGCCCGCGCGATCGTGGTGCAGCGGTCTCGAGGTGATGGACGACCTCGACGGACGCCGCGTCGCGATCACGTTCGACGACGGTCCGTCGTCGCGCACCACGCCCGCGATCCTCGAAGCGCTGCGCGCCGCGAACGTGCCCGCGACCTTCTTCGTCGTCGGCCGCATGCTCGAGGACGCGCGACAGCGCGAGCTCCTGCGCGAGATCCACGCGGACCCGCTCTTCCACGTCGCGAATCACTCGTACTCGCACCCCGACTCTCTGATGCTCAGCGCCGAAGAGCTCGAGTCGGAAGTCCACGAGACGAACCAGGCGATCCGCGAGGCGCTCGGCGATCCTTGTTATTTCCCGCGCTATTTCCGCTTCCCGTACGGCTCCGCGAATTGCCGAGAGACGCGCGCGCCCGAGGCGTATGGGATGGCGGTCGCGGGGTTCGACATCGACGTAGCCGACTGGTGTTACGACGAGGAAGGTCGCTGCGAGGCGAGCCGCGCGACGTGGATCCCGCCGGAGTACCTCGACGACATGGTCGGGTTCCTCCTCGCGCGCCTCGAGCAGGAGGACGGCGGCATCGTCCTCCTCCACGACGTGATGCCGTATACCGCTGCCGTGCTGCCCGAGCTGCTCGAGCGCGTGCGCGCCGCGGGGTTCACGTTCGTGCGGCTCGAGGATCTGCCGCGCCTCAACGACGCGGTGAACGCGCCCGAGCCGCCGATGTGCTGCCGCGGCGAGATCCACTGA
- a CDS encoding GYF domain-containing protein, producing the protein MDLVCGGCGAEGRTAGDRCDRCEPCWYAVLDGMLIGPITRDELGSALRANPGSADAPVWREGIDAWAPAREIPDVVDAIRAASASARPRVRAATIPPPAPIPDLARHDELTGSGRVDLAALLATSRALAPARVPAPRTNESTIPPAEVPAHVARPRGGSFARGALIGACLAAVIAIAPTFASIAGEPEPAPVLVASAPLEPGPMFVQPAAAAPTAIVVPAVAEIAAPSAVELDEAEGAPEIVAAPPPVRVATSPAPAMRGDEAPAPEIVAEAPAAPEVVEVTTPSEIVAPPETSEAPVATIDALIEAAVGAPSDVEAADAPAAPAPDALPVTPDREDVDHALTRAHTAVAACGEHGHGLAMVRITARGDTGRVTSAVVEGPLAGTAAGSCVARAVRSVTFTRFARESFTIEYPFRI; encoded by the coding sequence ATGGATCTCGTGTGCGGAGGTTGCGGCGCGGAGGGGCGCACCGCGGGGGATCGCTGCGATCGCTGCGAGCCGTGTTGGTACGCCGTGCTCGACGGCATGCTGATCGGACCGATCACGCGCGACGAGCTCGGAAGCGCGCTGCGCGCAAATCCCGGCAGCGCCGATGCGCCGGTCTGGCGCGAGGGGATCGACGCGTGGGCGCCCGCGCGCGAGATCCCGGACGTCGTCGACGCGATCCGCGCGGCGAGCGCCTCGGCTCGACCGCGCGTGCGTGCTGCGACGATCCCGCCGCCCGCGCCGATCCCGGATCTCGCGCGGCACGACGAGCTCACCGGATCGGGCCGCGTCGATCTCGCGGCGCTGCTCGCGACGTCGCGCGCGCTTGCGCCCGCGCGGGTCCCCGCGCCGAGGACGAACGAGTCGACCATCCCGCCCGCGGAGGTGCCGGCCCACGTCGCGCGCCCGCGGGGCGGGTCGTTCGCGCGCGGGGCGCTGATCGGCGCTTGTCTCGCAGCCGTGATCGCGATCGCGCCGACGTTCGCGTCGATCGCCGGTGAGCCGGAGCCCGCCCCGGTGCTCGTCGCGAGCGCGCCGCTCGAGCCCGGGCCGATGTTCGTCCAGCCCGCAGCGGCGGCGCCCACGGCGATCGTCGTGCCCGCCGTCGCCGAGATCGCGGCACCGAGCGCGGTCGAGCTCGACGAGGCCGAGGGCGCGCCTGAGATCGTCGCCGCGCCGCCTCCGGTGCGCGTCGCGACCTCGCCCGCGCCGGCGATGCGTGGCGATGAAGCGCCCGCGCCCGAGATCGTCGCGGAGGCGCCCGCCGCGCCCGAGGTCGTCGAGGTGACGACGCCCAGCGAGATCGTCGCGCCGCCGGAGACGAGCGAGGCGCCGGTCGCGACCATCGACGCGCTGATCGAGGCCGCGGTGGGCGCTCCGTCCGACGTCGAGGCAGCCGACGCGCCTGCCGCGCCCGCGCCCGACGCGCTGCCCGTGACGCCGGATCGCGAGGACGTCGATCACGCCCTCACGCGCGCGCACACGGCGGTCGCCGCGTGCGGCGAGCACGGCCACGGGCTCGCGATGGTGCGCATCACCGCGCGAGGCGACACCGGCCGCGTCACCAGCGCCGTCGTCGAGGGGCCGCTCGCGGGCACGGCCGCGGGCTCGTGCGTCGCGCGCGCGGTGCGCAGCGTCACCTTCACGCGCTTCGCGCGCGAGAGCTTCACGATCGAGTACCCGTTCCGGATCTGA
- a CDS encoding LuxR C-terminal-related transcriptional regulator produces the protein MHALLVEDHALVREGLRMMLEGTGQFAQCHERASLAAGLDAARTIGSALGLVLLDPGLPDADGLGGLARFLEVVPDVPIVLVSGGDDASFIDAAFARGARGYVPKSSSAPALRAAIDVVLRGELYVPPHVLPSRARAPRAVPSDAPVARLTPRQADVLVLLARGLANKEIADALQMSASTVRVHVSAILKLLGAENRTQAATSHTAQILLGASDSRRG, from the coding sequence ATGCACGCGCTTCTCGTAGAGGACCACGCACTGGTTCGCGAAGGGCTGCGCATGATGCTGGAGGGCACGGGCCAGTTCGCGCAGTGCCACGAGCGCGCATCGCTCGCCGCGGGCCTCGACGCGGCGCGCACGATCGGATCGGCGCTGGGGCTCGTGCTGCTCGATCCAGGTCTTCCCGACGCCGATGGGCTCGGTGGGCTCGCGCGCTTCCTCGAGGTCGTGCCCGACGTGCCGATCGTCCTCGTGTCGGGCGGCGACGACGCGTCGTTCATCGACGCCGCGTTCGCGCGCGGCGCGCGCGGCTACGTGCCCAAGAGCTCGTCCGCGCCCGCGCTGCGCGCCGCGATCGACGTGGTGCTGCGCGGCGAGCTCTACGTGCCGCCGCACGTGCTCCCGAGCCGTGCGCGCGCTCCGCGCGCCGTGCCGAGCGACGCGCCGGTCGCGCGCCTCACGCCGCGTCAGGCCGACGTGCTCGTGCTGCTCGCGCGTGGCCTCGCGAACAAGGAGATCGCGGACGCGCTGCAGATGAGCGCGTCGACGGTACGCGTCCACGTGAGCGCGATCCTGAAGCTCCTCGGCGCGGAGAACCGCACCCAGGCCGCGACGAGCCACACCGCGCAGATCCTCCTCGGAGCGAGCGACTCGCGACGTGGATAG